A window from Mycobacterium botniense encodes these proteins:
- a CDS encoding alpha,alpha-trehalose-phosphate synthase (UDP-forming): MPSGQALTIGSGDSDFVVVANRLPIDMERLPDGATTWKRSPGGLVTALEPLLRRQRGAWIGWPGITDADEEPIVEDELRLYPVRLSAEDVAGYYEGFSNATLWPLYHDVIVKPIYHREWWDRYVDVNRRFAEATSRAAARGATVWVQDYQLQLVPQMLRSLRPDVTIGFFLHIPFPPVELFMQLPWRTEIIEGLLGADLVGFHLAGGAQNFLFLARRLIGANTSRGAVGVRSRLGEAQVGSRTVRVGAFPISIDSSALDQRARDRRIRRRAREIRAELGNPRKILLGVDRLDYTKGIDVRLKAFSELLAEGRAKRDDTVLVQLATPSRERVESYQILRNDIERQVGHINGEYSEVGHPVVHYIHRPVPRDELIAFFVAGDVMLVTPLRDGMNLVAKEYVACRSDLGGALVLSEFTGAAAELKQAYLVNPHDLEGVKDAIEAALNQPVEEGRRRMRALRRQVLTHDVDRWARSFLNALADAHPSG, encoded by the coding sequence ATGCCGTCCGGGCAGGCCCTGACCATCGGCTCCGGGGATTCCGACTTCGTGGTGGTCGCTAACCGACTGCCCATCGATATGGAGCGGCTACCCGATGGGGCCACCACCTGGAAACGCAGCCCAGGCGGGCTGGTCACGGCCTTAGAGCCATTGTTACGACGTCAACGAGGAGCCTGGATCGGCTGGCCGGGCATCACCGACGCCGACGAAGAACCCATCGTCGAAGACGAGCTGCGCCTCTACCCGGTTCGGCTCAGCGCCGAGGACGTCGCTGGGTATTACGAGGGCTTTTCCAACGCCACGCTGTGGCCGCTATACCACGACGTCATCGTCAAACCGATTTATCACCGGGAGTGGTGGGATCGCTATGTTGACGTCAACCGGCGCTTCGCCGAAGCCACCTCCCGCGCCGCCGCGCGGGGGGCGACCGTATGGGTGCAGGACTACCAGCTGCAACTGGTCCCCCAGATGCTGCGCAGCCTGCGACCCGATGTGACCATTGGTTTCTTTTTGCACATTCCCTTCCCGCCGGTGGAGCTGTTCATGCAGCTGCCGTGGCGCACCGAGATCATCGAGGGTCTGCTGGGTGCCGACTTGGTGGGGTTCCACTTGGCCGGCGGTGCCCAGAACTTCTTGTTCCTCGCCCGGCGCTTGATTGGCGCCAACACCTCGCGCGGAGCCGTCGGGGTGCGCTCGCGGCTCGGGGAGGCCCAAGTCGGGTCCCGCACTGTGCGGGTGGGCGCGTTTCCCATCTCCATCGATTCCAGCGCGCTCGACCAGCGAGCCCGCGACCGTCGCATCCGTCGCCGGGCTCGCGAGATTCGCGCCGAACTCGGCAATCCCCGCAAAATTCTGCTCGGCGTCGACCGGCTCGACTACACCAAAGGCATCGACGTCCGGTTGAAAGCCTTTTCCGAACTGCTCGCGGAGGGTCGCGCCAAACGCGACGACACCGTCTTGGTCCAGCTCGCCACCCCGAGCCGGGAACGCGTGGAGAGTTATCAAATCCTGCGTAACGACATCGAACGGCAGGTCGGCCACATCAACGGGGAGTACAGCGAGGTCGGCCATCCGGTCGTGCACTACATTCACCGTCCAGTCCCCCGCGACGAGCTCATCGCGTTCTTCGTAGCCGGCGACGTGATGCTGGTGACCCCGTTGCGGGACGGAATGAATTTGGTGGCCAAGGAGTACGTCGCTTGTCGCAGCGACCTGGGCGGCGCGCTCGTGCTCAGTGAATTCACCGGCGCGGCGGCCGAGCTCAAGCAGGCATACCTCGTCAATCCACACGACCTCGAAGGGGTCAAAGACGCGATCGAGGCGGCGCTCAACCAGCCCGTCGAGGAAGGGCGGCGCCGGATGCGAGCCTTGCGACGGCAGGTGCTC
- a CDS encoding enoyl-CoA hydratase, with protein sequence MATRDHAGTSAVDGKADALVTYETLDNGRIARIWLNRPEAHNAQNRTLLVQLDEAFGRAEADDAVRVVILAARGKNFSAGHDLGSEAAILERQPGPAQHPSFRSLGATRDPIAEKVYLQEWHFYFQNTCRWRDLRKITIAQVQGNAIAAGLMLIWACDLIVAADNAKFSDVVAVRLGMPGVEYFAHPWEFGPRKAKELLLTGDSLDADEAYRLGMVSKVFPVDELEEKTLEFARRIAERPTMAALLVKDSVNAASDAMGFTEALRHAFHVHELGHAHWAAHNQNRYPVGLPPDVEDWRTAKPTKPARRDTP encoded by the coding sequence ATGGCAACCCGTGATCACGCCGGCACCAGTGCAGTTGACGGCAAGGCCGATGCCCTGGTGACCTACGAAACCCTTGACAACGGCAGGATCGCCCGGATCTGGCTCAACCGGCCCGAGGCACATAATGCCCAGAACCGCACTTTGCTGGTTCAGCTTGACGAGGCGTTCGGTCGCGCCGAGGCCGATGACGCCGTTCGCGTGGTGATCCTGGCGGCGCGCGGCAAGAACTTCTCCGCTGGCCACGACTTGGGGTCAGAGGCAGCTATCCTCGAGCGGCAACCCGGGCCCGCGCAACATCCGAGCTTTCGTTCGCTTGGCGCCACCCGCGACCCCATCGCTGAGAAGGTCTACCTGCAGGAGTGGCACTTCTACTTCCAAAACACTTGTCGCTGGCGTGATCTGCGCAAAATCACCATTGCTCAGGTTCAGGGCAATGCGATCGCGGCCGGATTGATGCTGATCTGGGCGTGTGATCTGATTGTCGCCGCCGACAACGCGAAATTCAGCGACGTCGTCGCGGTCCGCTTAGGAATGCCCGGTGTCGAATACTTTGCCCACCCTTGGGAATTCGGGCCACGTAAAGCTAAAGAACTGCTTTTGACCGGTGATTCGTTGGACGCCGACGAAGCCTACCGGCTGGGCATGGTGTCGAAGGTCTTTCCGGTCGATGAGCTGGAGGAGAAGACGCTGGAATTCGCCCGGCGCATCGCTGAGCGGCCGACGATGGCGGCGCTGCTGGTCAAAGATTCGGTTAACGCCGCCTCCGATGCCATGGGATTCACCGAGGCGTTGCGCCACGCGTTCCACGTCCACGAGCTCGGTCACGCGCACTGGGCGGCACACAACCAGAACCGCTACCCGGTCGGGTTGCCGCCCGATGTGGAGGATTGGCGCACGGCCAAGCCGACGAAACCGGCCCGCCGAGACACGCCCTGA